From a region of the Zingiber officinale cultivar Zhangliang chromosome 4B, Zo_v1.1, whole genome shotgun sequence genome:
- the LOC121978606 gene encoding proteasome subunit alpha type-5-like — protein sequence MGGDADTAVDKGAYLLHLFSIAMTILHLRLSMRPTTPSPSSVVIHSTALGKQSPTAVISPKVIWYYTDPSGTFWQCNAKAIGSGSEGAYSSLQEQYNKDLSLLEAETIALSILKQVMEEKVTPNNVDIAKVAPTYHLYTPAEVKDVISRL from the exons atgggtGGCGACGCTGACACTGCTGTGGACAAAGGGGCATACCtcctccacctcttctccattgcCATGACCATCCTTCACCTCCGGTTAAGCATGCGGCCGACCACACCTTCGCCTTCCAGTGTCGTCATCCACTCCACAGCCCTCGGCAAGCAGTCTCCGACCGCCGTCATCTCTCCTA AAGTTATCTG GTACTATACCGATCCATCTGGCACATTCTGGCAATGCAATGCAAAAGCAATAGGATCTGGATCCGAAGGAGCTTATAGTTCTCTTCAAGAGCAATACAACAAG GACCTGTCCCTTCTGGAAGCTGAAACTATAGCTCTTTCCATCCTGAAACAAGTCATGGAAGAAAAG GTAACCCCTAATAATGTTGACATTGCAAAGGTGGCTCCTACTTACCATCTATATACACCTGCCGAGGTTAAAGATGTCATTTCTCGCCTTTAA
- the LOC121978605 gene encoding diphosphomevalonate decarboxylase MVD2, peroxisomal-like gives MSSARREERRSIGWESANLAPHRSDPNSPRQLHSSPAPGAVLQIESLLLFRDVPVLEREALFLRKLRICSVLFDFYDTLKSAREKEVKRQTLSELVDFVQSGSGRLNDLPPASHENTGVEPTDPEEEDPYRWVRRDECLIFFFHFDCWGKRDEALILPVNDCISVTLDPDHLSTTTTVAVSPTFDRDRTWLNGQEISISRDRFQNCLREIRKLARDVEDVDKGVLIRKEDWQKLHVHIASYNNFPTAVGLASLAAGFVCLVFTLAKLMNVVQDHGKLSSIARQGSGSVWRSLYGGFVKWAMGADASGSDSIAVPLAPESHWNDLVIIISVAEGAYGVLHKSSRGNEQTFKAESSYN, from the exons GCTCCGATCCCAACTCCCCCCGCCAACTACACTCCTCCCCAGCCCCCGGTGCCGTCCTGCAAATCGAGTCCCTCCTGCTCTTTCGCGATGTGCCCGTACTCGAGCGCGAGGCGCTCTTTCTCCGCAAACTCCGGATCTGCTCTGTGCTCTTCGACTTCTATGACACGCTCAAGTCGGCCCGCGAGAAGGAGGTGAAGCGGCAGACGCTGTCGGAGCTCGTCGACTTCGTGCAATCTGGCTCCGGTCGGCTCAATGA TCTCCCTCCGGCTTCCCATGAAAACACCGGCGTCGAGCCCACCGACCCAGAGGAGGAGGACCCCTACAGGTGGGTGCGCCGAGACGagtgcttaatttttttttttcattttgattgCTGGGGGAAGCGCGACGAGGCCCTCATCCTCCCCGTGAACGATTGCATCAGCGTCACCCTCGATCCCGACCACCTCTCTACCACTACCACCGTCGCCGTTAGCCCCACCTTCGATCGAGATCGGACCTGGCTTAATGGCCAG GAGATTTCTATTTCCAGGGACAGGTTCCAGAATTGTTTGAGGGAAATCAGGAAGCTCGCGAGAGATGTGGAGGATGTGGACAAAGGCGTCCTGATCAGGAAGGAAGATTGGCAGAAACTGCATGTCCACATTGCTTCTTATAATAACTTCCCCACTGCTGTAGGGTTGGCTTCTTTAGCTGCTGGCTTTGTTTGCCTTG TTTTCACCCTGGCAAAGCTAATGAACGTAGTCCAGGATCACGGAAAGCTTTCATCTATAGCGAG GCAGGGATCAGGTAGCGTGTGGCGTAGTCTGTATGGTGGTTTTGTTAAATGGGCGATGGGTG CGGATGCTAGCGGAAGTGATAGCATTGCAGTTCCCCTTGCCCCAGAATCTCATTGGAATGATCTTGTTATTATCATTTCTGTG GCTGAAGGAGCATATGGAGTATTGCATAAATCATCCAGAGGAAATGAGCAAACTTTCAAAGCTGAAAGCTCATATAACTGA